A portion of the Rhodopseudomonas sp. BAL398 genome contains these proteins:
- a CDS encoding ATP-binding cassette domain-containing protein — MDATSNLPPVLEVNGLTKRFGGLTAVKNLSFELRAGEIFGLIGPNGSGKSTAMKSIMGIERPTSGDVVFQGENVAGLPAHKIARKGFGMVFQHSRPLNRQTVLENIMVALLPDSLLMLFADKALTERAEWIAERVGLAAVMHRKPPTLPFADLRRMELAKAIARDPKVVLVDEPFAGLTLAEVGIFSELISSFRDEGKAVLLVDHNVKSVAALVDRVLAMYLGEEICTGRADEVMRNETVRRVYLGGAIETSARPETSFADKVPLLQVENLSVYYGKAQALDDVSIHVHQGEFVSVVGLNGAGKTTLFNAISGFLPYSGEILRGGESLRGISPAKIARRGLVQCPESRELFGEMSVRENLDLGGHHLSDAARPKQIEWLFELFPILRERQGQMAQTLSGGEQQMLAIGRALMMQPKILILDEPTLGLAPVILEQLSKALEKLRQTSDITVLLGEQNVTFALPHADRVYVLEHARIVWEGDPARFAAEAGEGYL; from the coding sequence ATGGATGCCACCTCGAACCTCCCTCCCGTTCTGGAAGTCAACGGCCTGACTAAACGCTTCGGCGGCCTTACCGCGGTCAAGAATCTCAGCTTCGAGCTGCGCGCCGGCGAGATCTTCGGACTGATCGGCCCGAACGGCTCCGGCAAATCCACCGCGATGAAATCGATCATGGGCATCGAGCGCCCGACCTCGGGCGACGTCGTGTTCCAGGGCGAGAACGTCGCCGGCCTGCCGGCGCACAAGATCGCCCGCAAGGGTTTCGGCATGGTGTTCCAGCATTCGCGGCCGCTGAACCGGCAGACCGTGCTGGAGAACATCATGGTGGCGCTGCTGCCAGACAGCCTGCTGATGCTGTTCGCCGACAAGGCGCTGACCGAACGCGCTGAATGGATCGCCGAGCGCGTCGGGCTCGCCGCGGTGATGCACCGCAAGCCGCCGACCCTGCCCTTCGCCGATCTGCGCCGCATGGAGCTCGCCAAGGCGATCGCCCGCGATCCCAAGGTGGTGCTGGTCGACGAGCCCTTCGCCGGGCTGACGCTGGCCGAGGTCGGGATCTTCTCCGAACTGATCAGCAGCTTTCGCGACGAAGGCAAGGCGGTTCTGCTGGTCGACCACAACGTCAAGAGCGTCGCGGCTTTGGTCGATCGGGTGCTGGCGATGTATCTCGGCGAGGAGATCTGCACCGGGCGCGCCGACGAGGTGATGCGCAACGAAACGGTGCGCCGGGTCTATCTCGGCGGCGCGATCGAAACTTCGGCGCGGCCGGAAACCAGCTTCGCCGACAAGGTGCCGCTGCTGCAGGTCGAGAATCTCAGCGTCTATTACGGCAAGGCCCAGGCGCTGGACGATGTCTCGATCCATGTCCACCAGGGCGAATTCGTCTCCGTCGTCGGCCTGAACGGCGCCGGCAAGACTACGCTGTTCAACGCCATTTCGGGCTTCCTGCCCTATAGCGGCGAGATCCTGCGCGGCGGCGAAAGCCTACGCGGCATCAGCCCGGCGAAGATCGCCCGCCGCGGCCTGGTGCAATGTCCGGAATCGCGCGAGCTGTTCGGCGAGATGAGCGTGCGGGAAAATCTCGATCTCGGCGGCCACCATCTCAGCGACGCGGCCCGACCCAAGCAGATCGAATGGCTGTTCGAACTGTTTCCGATCCTGCGCGAACGCCAGGGCCAGATGGCGCAGACCCTGAGCGGCGGCGAGCAGCAGATGCTGGCGATCGGCCGCGCGCTGATGATGCAGCCCAAAATCCTGATCCTCGACGAGCCGACGCTCGGGCTCGCGCCCGTCATCCTCGAGCAATTGTCGAAGGCGCTGGAGAAGCTGCGGCAGACCTCCGACATCACCGTGCTGCTCGGCGAGCAGAACGTCACCTTCGCGCTGCCCCATGCCGACCGGGTCTATGTGCTGGAGCACGCCCGCATCGTCTGGGAAGGCGATCCCGCGCGGTTTGCCGCCGAAGCCGGCGAAGGCTATTTGTAA
- a CDS encoding DUF6489 family protein has product MKVNVEIDCTPQEARQFFGLPDVQPMQTAVMDKLQQQMMANIEKVSPEALMQSWFTFDPKLAERFQEMFVTMTGLGSSLGTSKDKK; this is encoded by the coding sequence ATGAAAGTCAACGTCGAGATCGATTGCACCCCCCAGGAAGCGCGGCAGTTCTTCGGGCTCCCGGATGTGCAGCCGATGCAGACCGCGGTGATGGACAAGCTGCAGCAGCAGATGATGGCCAATATCGAGAAGGTCTCGCCGGAAGCGCTGATGCAAAGTTGGTTCACCTTCGATCCCAAGCTCGCCGAGCGGTTTCAGGAGATGTTCGTCACCATGACGGGACTGGGATCCAGCCTCGGTACCAGCAAGGACAAGAAGTAG
- a CDS encoding branched-chain amino acid ABC transporter permease, which translates to MSMFKTRLFWIALAIVVIASTLPLYVSGYILGLLTVAYYFGVFAMSWDLLFGFAGEVNFGPTFLIGTGAYAAGIINNRYGLSPYYCIFIGAMVSVVAGFILALPALRVRGPYFGLTTLVAVLMLQNFIVVFADLTGGEIGLTIPDVITINASANYWIALGFMSISAAVLYGLSQSPIGLVLQASGQDPVQAGALGFNIVKHKLFAFIVSAFFSGLAGAMLVFYFGTASVGTVVDVAVGVQVIVAAVLGGRRTVLGAALGAIFLIVAGEFLRPTGELATFIVSAVALLVVLFFPGGFLGAAMSREARS; encoded by the coding sequence ATGTCGATGTTTAAAACCCGGCTGTTCTGGATCGCGCTGGCGATCGTCGTGATCGCCTCGACGCTGCCGCTCTACGTCTCCGGATACATTCTCGGCCTGCTCACCGTGGCCTATTATTTCGGCGTGTTCGCGATGTCGTGGGACCTTTTGTTCGGCTTTGCCGGCGAGGTCAATTTCGGCCCGACCTTCCTGATTGGAACCGGCGCCTACGCCGCCGGCATCATCAACAACCGCTACGGCCTGTCGCCGTATTACTGCATTTTCATCGGCGCGATGGTGTCCGTGGTGGCGGGCTTCATTCTGGCGCTGCCGGCGCTGCGGGTGCGCGGCCCCTATTTCGGGCTGACCACGCTGGTCGCGGTGCTGATGCTGCAGAATTTCATCGTGGTGTTCGCCGACCTCACCGGCGGCGAGATCGGCCTCACCATCCCGGACGTGATCACCATCAATGCCAGCGCCAATTACTGGATCGCGCTGGGCTTCATGTCGATCAGCGCCGCGGTGCTGTACGGGCTGTCGCAATCGCCGATCGGCCTGGTGCTGCAGGCCTCCGGACAGGACCCGGTGCAGGCCGGCGCGCTCGGCTTCAACATCGTCAAGCACAAGCTGTTCGCCTTCATCGTCAGCGCGTTCTTCTCCGGCCTCGCCGGCGCGATGCTGGTGTTCTATTTCGGCACCGCCTCGGTCGGCACCGTGGTCGACGTCGCGGTCGGCGTCCAGGTCATCGTCGCGGCGGTGCTCGGCGGGCGGCGCACCGTGCTGGGCGCAGCGCTCGGCGCGATCTTCCTGATCGTCGCCGGCGAATTCCTGCGGCCGACCGGCGAATTGGCCACCTTCATCGTCTCGGCGGTCGCGTTGCTCGTCGTGCTGTTCTTCCCCGGCGGTTTCCTCGGAGCGGCCATGTCGCGTGAGGCCCGCAGCTGA
- a CDS encoding esterase/lipase family protein, giving the protein MSADRNHRSGAGRLRPPRLGLLLAEARSLLELNASVLAAPLLMQAPKGDGHPVLVLPGFLASDLSTLLLRRFLTHLGYEAHAWKLGRNTGGVYRMRAQLRARLAEIHHAGGRKVSLIGWSLGGIYARDLALHSPEMVRSVITMGSPFAGDAAATNASKIYEILSGERLKDAKRDDLRALAGDLPVPTTSIFSRTDGVVNWRTCLLRPSATAENIEVYLASHVGLGVNAAVLWSVADRLAQPEGQFRPFDRRGPFAMAYAPARAG; this is encoded by the coding sequence ATGTCGGCTGATCGCAACCACCGCTCCGGTGCGGGTCGGCTGCGGCCGCCCCGTCTTGGCCTGTTGCTGGCTGAAGCGCGCAGCCTGCTCGAACTCAATGCCAGCGTGCTGGCGGCGCCGCTGTTGATGCAGGCGCCGAAGGGCGACGGCCATCCGGTGCTGGTGCTGCCGGGCTTTTTGGCCAGTGACCTGTCGACCCTGCTGTTGCGGCGCTTCTTGACCCATCTCGGCTACGAGGCCCATGCCTGGAAACTCGGGCGCAACACCGGCGGCGTCTACCGGATGCGGGCGCAATTGCGCGCGCGGCTGGCCGAGATCCACCATGCCGGCGGCCGCAAGGTCAGCCTGATCGGCTGGAGCCTCGGCGGCATCTACGCCCGCGACCTGGCGCTGCATAGCCCCGAGATGGTGCGTTCGGTGATCACCATGGGCAGCCCGTTCGCCGGCGACGCAGCCGCCACCAATGCCAGCAAGATCTATGAGATCCTCTCCGGCGAGCGGCTCAAGGACGCCAAGCGCGATGATCTGCGGGCGCTGGCCGGCGATCTGCCGGTGCCAACCACGTCGATCTTTTCCAGGACCGACGGCGTCGTCAATTGGCGCACCTGCCTGCTGCGGCCGTCGGCGACCGCGGAGAATATCGAGGTCTATCTCGCCAGCCATGTCGGCCTCGGCGTCAATGCCGCGGTGCTGTGGTCGGTGGCCGATCGGCTGGCGCAGCCTGAAGGCCAGTTCCGGCCGTTCGATCGACGGGGGCCGTTTGCGATGGCCTATGCACCGGCCCGCGCCGGCTGA
- a CDS encoding SDR family oxidoreductase, with the protein MDLHLRGKRVLITGASKGIGAAAAEAFAEEGCQLMLAARNVTQMNALAERLRAAHQIGITVHGVDLRQPAELAKLAAEATDIDILVNNAGDIPGGSIDKIDEAAWRHAWDLKVFGFINLTRLVYAQMKARGGGVIINDIGAAGEKFDANYICGSAGNAALMAFTRALGSKSLADNIRVVGINPGPVGTERHVTLMKTRAKTQLGDETRFRELQQGLPLGRPAHAREIGDLMAYLASDRSGYTSGVVFTVDGGISAGWAS; encoded by the coding sequence ATGGATCTCCATCTGCGCGGCAAGCGCGTCCTGATCACCGGCGCCTCGAAGGGCATCGGCGCCGCCGCCGCCGAGGCCTTCGCCGAGGAAGGCTGTCAGCTCATGCTCGCCGCCCGCAATGTGACGCAGATGAACGCGCTGGCCGAGCGGCTGCGCGCCGCGCATCAGATCGGCATCACGGTTCATGGCGTCGACCTGCGCCAACCCGCCGAGCTCGCCAAGCTCGCGGCGGAGGCCACCGATATCGACATCCTGGTCAACAATGCCGGCGATATCCCCGGGGGCTCGATCGACAAGATCGACGAAGCGGCCTGGCGCCACGCCTGGGATCTCAAAGTGTTCGGCTTCATCAACCTGACCCGATTGGTCTATGCGCAGATGAAGGCCCGCGGCGGCGGCGTGATCATCAACGACATCGGCGCCGCCGGCGAAAAGTTCGACGCCAACTATATCTGCGGCTCGGCCGGCAATGCCGCCTTGATGGCGTTCACCCGTGCGCTCGGCAGCAAGAGTCTGGCCGATAATATCCGCGTGGTCGGAATCAATCCCGGCCCGGTCGGCACCGAGCGTCATGTCACGCTGATGAAAACCCGCGCCAAGACACAGCTCGGCGACGAGACCCGTTTTCGCGAGCTGCAGCAGGGCCTGCCGCTGGGACGCCCCGCGCATGCCCGCGAGATCGGCGACCTGATGGCCTATCTGGCTTCGGACCGCTCCGGCTATACGTCGGGCGTCGTGTTCACCGTGGACGGCGGCATCAGCGCCGGCTGGGCCAGTTAG
- a CDS encoding ABC transporter substrate-binding protein, translating to MIAAFPRSSWSLRAFVAATAIGFGASSALAADPIKIGVIAEAQAIAGASIPQAAQMAADEINAKGGVDGRKIEIVTYDNHSSSADSVRAFQRAVNEDKVHAVIASYISEVVLALMPWASRLKTPFITPGAASNEITKAIHKDYEKNKYTFHGYLTSGELATSVCDAAKDLLVDGKHMKSSVIMSEDAAWTKPLDVGYQECLPKIGLKVLDHIRFSPDTTDFTPIFNKIEGAKPDVIITGISHVGVQPTVQWKNQQVPIPMLGISSQATNSTFGKDTNDASDGVLYQGVSGPGVAVTPKSVPFAEGFKTKFGNYPSYAGYTSYDEVYYIADAVKRAGSTDADKLVAALEKTDWEGTIGRIQFYGKDDEFTHGLKYGKGLITGLMLQWQDGKQVSVWPPEVAKAKIKFPAFIKVTSN from the coding sequence ATGATAGCAGCATTCCCCCGTTCTTCATGGTCCTTGCGGGCTTTCGTGGCCGCGACCGCAATCGGATTTGGCGCCTCCTCGGCGCTGGCGGCTGACCCCATCAAGATTGGCGTGATCGCCGAAGCGCAGGCGATCGCGGGCGCGTCGATCCCGCAGGCGGCGCAGATGGCGGCCGACGAGATCAACGCCAAGGGCGGCGTCGATGGCCGCAAGATCGAAATCGTCACCTACGACAATCACTCCTCCTCGGCGGATTCGGTTCGCGCCTTCCAGCGCGCGGTCAACGAGGACAAGGTCCACGCGGTGATCGCCAGCTATATCAGCGAAGTGGTGCTGGCGCTGATGCCGTGGGCATCGCGGCTGAAAACCCCGTTCATCACCCCGGGCGCAGCCTCCAACGAGATCACCAAGGCGATCCACAAGGACTACGAGAAGAACAAATACACCTTTCACGGCTATCTGACCTCCGGCGAACTCGCCACCTCGGTCTGCGACGCCGCCAAGGATCTGCTGGTCGACGGCAAGCACATGAAGTCCTCGGTGATCATGAGCGAGGATGCCGCCTGGACCAAGCCGCTCGATGTCGGCTACCAGGAATGCCTGCCCAAGATCGGCCTGAAGGTGCTCGACCACATCCGGTTCTCGCCGGACACCACCGACTTCACCCCGATCTTCAACAAGATCGAAGGCGCCAAGCCCGACGTGATCATCACCGGCATTTCGCATGTCGGCGTGCAGCCCACCGTGCAGTGGAAGAACCAGCAGGTTCCGATCCCGATGCTCGGGATCTCGTCACAGGCCACCAACTCGACCTTCGGCAAGGACACCAACGACGCCTCCGACGGCGTGCTGTATCAGGGCGTCTCCGGTCCGGGCGTCGCGGTGACGCCGAAGTCGGTGCCGTTCGCCGAGGGTTTCAAGACCAAATTCGGCAACTATCCGTCCTATGCCGGATACACCTCGTATGACGAGGTCTATTACATCGCCGACGCCGTCAAGCGCGCCGGCTCGACCGACGCCGACAAGCTGGTCGCGGCGCTGGAAAAGACCGATTGGGAGGGCACCATCGGCCGCATCCAGTTCTACGGCAAGGACGACGAGTTCACCCACGGCCTGAAATACGGCAAGGGATTGATCACCGGCCTGATGCTGCAATGGCAGGACGGCAAGCAGGTCAGCGTCTGGCCGCCGGAAGTCGCCAAGGCCAAGATCAAGTTCCCGGCCTTCATCAAGGTGACCTCGAACTAA
- a CDS encoding alpha/beta fold hydrolase, whose product MFGADDAPPIVLIMGLGAQMIMWDDEFCRQLAGRGFRVIRFDNRDIGQSTKFSGGRRLTAMELLKLRFLRIPVASEYKLIDMAKDTVGLLDALGIKSAHLVGASMGGMIAQEVTLSFPQRVRTLTSIMSTTGDPRLPQPTREAAAMLMAPPPTNRDDYIRRFAQTWNVLRVGHFPQDEAKDRERAERSFARGLNPAGVGRQLRAVLASGSRKERLRAVTIPTLVIHGAVDPLVRPAAGRDTAASIPGARLLMIDGMGHAMPIPMWRTIIDAIAQHAHGATAQTQ is encoded by the coding sequence ATGTTCGGCGCCGACGACGCCCCGCCGATCGTGCTGATCATGGGGCTCGGCGCCCAGATGATCATGTGGGACGATGAGTTCTGCCGCCAGCTCGCCGGCCGCGGCTTTCGGGTGATCCGCTTCGACAATCGCGACATCGGCCAGTCGACCAAATTCTCCGGCGGCCGACGCTTGACCGCGATGGAGCTGCTAAAACTGCGATTCCTGAGAATTCCGGTGGCGTCGGAATACAAACTCATCGACATGGCCAAGGACACCGTCGGCCTGCTCGACGCGCTTGGTATCAAGTCGGCGCATCTGGTCGGCGCCTCGATGGGCGGCATGATTGCCCAGGAGGTGACGTTGTCGTTTCCGCAGCGGGTGCGCACGCTGACCTCGATCATGTCGACCACCGGCGATCCGCGCCTGCCGCAGCCCACACGGGAAGCCGCCGCGATGCTGATGGCGCCGCCGCCGACCAACCGCGACGACTATATCCGGCGCTTTGCCCAGACCTGGAACGTGCTGCGCGTCGGCCATTTTCCGCAGGACGAGGCCAAGGATCGCGAACGCGCCGAACGCAGTTTCGCGCGCGGCCTCAATCCGGCCGGGGTCGGACGGCAATTGCGCGCGGTGCTGGCCTCGGGCAGCCGCAAAGAGCGGCTGCGCGCTGTGACGATTCCGACGCTGGTGATCCACGGCGCCGTCGATCCGCTGGTGCGGCCCGCCGCCGGCCGCGATACCGCCGCGTCAATCCCCGGCGCCAGGCTGCTGATGATCGACGGCATGGGCCACGCGATGCCGATCCCGATGTGGCGCACCATCATCGACGCCATCGCCCAGCATGCGCATGGCGCGACGGCACAGACGCAATAG
- a CDS encoding FAD-dependent oxidoreductase, producing the protein MNQIRTDVIVLGAGIVGVSAALHLQQRGRDVVLVDRHECAGEETSFGNAGLIECASVVPYMFPRDIRHIFHYALNRSTELHYQLSGLPEFLPWLVRYFLASSPAGAMRSAMAALPLIQRSLLEHEALIAEAAVPELLRRTGWIKLFRDESSLDQNISELGFAKRFGIAAEILDQTAIAAREPNLSGEFVGALYWPTPGFVPDPGALVKAYAALFARKGGRFMVGDARGLQQDGAGWRIAVPGGAIVARDVVVALGPWSDLVFRPLGYNIPLGIKRGYHLHLAPRGNAVLHHPVLDADRGFLLAPMNRGIRLTTGAEFARRDAAPSPVQIERALPLARALFPLGEALDAKPWMGARPCLPDMLPVLGKAPRHPGLWFDFGHQHHGLTLGPATGRLLAEAITGEQPFTDLRPYAVERFG; encoded by the coding sequence ATGAACCAGATCAGGACCGATGTGATTGTGCTCGGCGCCGGCATCGTCGGCGTCAGCGCCGCGCTGCATCTGCAGCAGCGCGGCCGCGACGTGGTGCTGGTCGATCGTCATGAATGCGCCGGCGAGGAGACCAGCTTCGGCAATGCCGGGCTGATCGAATGCGCCTCGGTGGTGCCCTATATGTTCCCCCGCGATATCAGGCACATCTTTCATTACGCGTTGAACCGTTCGACCGAATTGCACTATCAATTGTCCGGCCTGCCGGAGTTTCTGCCGTGGCTGGTGCGGTACTTTCTGGCGTCGTCGCCCGCGGGCGCGATGCGTAGTGCGATGGCAGCGCTGCCTTTAATTCAGCGCAGCCTGCTCGAACATGAGGCATTGATCGCCGAGGCCGCGGTGCCGGAATTGCTGCGCCGGACCGGCTGGATCAAACTGTTCCGCGACGAGTCCAGCCTGGACCAGAACATCTCCGAACTCGGCTTCGCCAAACGCTTCGGCATCGCGGCCGAGATTCTCGACCAGACGGCGATCGCCGCGCGCGAACCGAATCTGTCCGGCGAATTCGTCGGCGCGCTGTATTGGCCGACGCCCGGCTTCGTTCCCGATCCGGGCGCGCTGGTCAAAGCCTATGCGGCGTTATTTGCCCGCAAGGGCGGAAGGTTCATGGTCGGCGATGCGCGCGGCTTGCAACAGGATGGCGCGGGCTGGCGCATCGCGGTGCCGGGCGGCGCAATCGTGGCGCGCGACGTCGTGGTGGCGTTGGGACCGTGGTCGGATCTGGTGTTCAGGCCGCTGGGCTACAACATCCCGCTCGGCATCAAGCGCGGCTATCATTTGCATCTGGCGCCGCGCGGCAATGCCGTGCTCCACCATCCGGTGCTCGATGCCGATCGCGGATTTCTGCTGGCGCCAATGAATCGCGGCATCCGTCTCACCACCGGCGCGGAATTCGCCCGGCGCGACGCCGCACCATCGCCGGTGCAGATCGAACGCGCGCTGCCGCTGGCGCGCGCGCTTTTTCCGCTGGGCGAGGCGCTCGACGCCAAGCCCTGGATGGGCGCGCGGCCCTGCCTGCCGGACATGTTGCCGGTGCTCGGCAAGGCGCCGCGCCATCCCGGGCTGTGGTTCGATTTCGGCCACCAGCATCACGGGTTGACGCTGGGGCCGGCCACCGGCCGGCTGCTGGCCGAGGCGATCACCGGCGAACAGCCGTTCACCGACCTGCGGCCCTATGCGGTGGAGCGGTTCGGCTGA
- a CDS encoding branched-chain amino acid ABC transporter permease translates to MLALQILIDGFAISALYALGATGFTLIFGVSGVLNLSHGAIMVLAAVAAWAASSVLEVSKYTGATIGVATALIAALITYFAVVQPIQRSRRIPNEEKEIFVLTGTLLWGIMIQELIAYFFTNNAKTVLPIVEGVVEILGVRTPRNEIFTALVCCLVIGLLWLLVNRTKMGKAVLAASMNPRGVTLLGLELTNIYVVVWAIYGILAGIAGVLLGMFLGVSSYSVGPLTASAFSIVVLGGLGSVSGSLIAAFVVGYLETLTAYLVSPAYRTIPALLLLVAVMYVRPQGLLGRR, encoded by the coding sequence ATGCTTGCCCTGCAGATCCTGATCGACGGCTTCGCCATCAGCGCGCTCTACGCACTCGGCGCCACCGGCTTCACCCTGATCTTCGGCGTGTCCGGCGTGCTCAACCTGTCGCATGGCGCCATCATGGTGCTGGCGGCGGTGGCGGCCTGGGCCGCATCCAGCGTGTTGGAAGTCAGCAAATACACCGGCGCCACCATCGGCGTCGCCACCGCGCTGATCGCCGCGCTGATCACCTATTTCGCCGTGGTGCAGCCGATCCAGCGCTCGCGGCGGATTCCCAATGAGGAGAAGGAGATCTTCGTGCTCACCGGCACGCTGCTATGGGGCATCATGATCCAGGAGCTGATCGCTTATTTCTTCACCAACAATGCCAAGACGGTGCTGCCGATCGTCGAGGGCGTCGTCGAAATCCTCGGCGTCCGCACCCCGCGCAACGAGATCTTCACCGCGCTGGTGTGCTGCCTGGTGATCGGCTTGCTCTGGCTGCTGGTCAACCGCACCAAGATGGGCAAGGCGGTGCTGGCAGCCTCGATGAATCCGCGCGGCGTCACCTTGCTCGGGCTGGAACTGACCAACATCTATGTGGTGGTCTGGGCGATCTACGGCATTCTCGCCGGCATCGCCGGCGTGCTGCTCGGAATGTTTCTCGGCGTCTCCTCCTACAGCGTCGGCCCGTTGACCGCGAGCGCGTTCTCGATCGTTGTGCTGGGCGGGCTCGGCAGCGTGTCGGGCTCGCTGATCGCCGCCTTCGTGGTCGGCTATCTCGAGACGTTGACCGCCTATCTGGTGTCGCCGGCCTATCGCACCATTCCGGCGCTGCTGCTGCTGGTGGCGGTGATGTATGTCCGGCCCCAGGGCCTGCTGGGGAGGCGCTGA
- a CDS encoding phasin, which produces MNDETHNQADYQTDAQIHAETQTEAAMDNVKQAFAPVTDAFKTIQNLDVPEATRDFVKRAAGTAKEKAADIHAESEKVTAAIESAVAGSVSEAAKISRNIQQAIYHDAETFFSGIDKLASAKSVSEAVQIQADLVRAQGEVLISRAKSTTEYFGKLVADGAKNVQDNLSKTFSKTA; this is translated from the coding sequence ATGAACGACGAAACGCACAACCAAGCAGACTACCAAACCGACGCTCAGATTCATGCCGAAACCCAGACCGAGGCCGCGATGGACAACGTCAAGCAGGCGTTCGCCCCCGTGACCGACGCGTTCAAGACCATTCAGAATCTGGACGTTCCGGAAGCTACCCGCGACTTCGTCAAGCGCGCCGCCGGCACCGCCAAGGAGAAGGCGGCCGACATTCACGCCGAGTCGGAAAAGGTTACTGCCGCGATCGAGTCCGCGGTTGCCGGTTCGGTCAGCGAAGCCGCCAAGATCAGCCGAAATATCCAGCAGGCGATCTACCACGACGCCGAGACCTTCTTCTCGGGCATCGACAAGCTGGCCTCGGCCAAGTCCGTCAGCGAGGCGGTTCAGATCCAGGCGGATCTCGTTCGCGCCCAGGGCGAAGTGCTGATCTCCCGCGCCAAGTCGACCACGGAATATTTCGGCAAGTTGGTCGCCGACGGCGCCAAGAACGTGCAGGACAATCTGTCCAAGACTTTCAGCAAGACCGCCTGA
- a CDS encoding alpha/beta fold hydrolase → MIDMPPLQFAEVNGIRMGYYESGPTSDAPPMVLCHGWPELAFSWRHQIKALGEAGIRVIAPDQRGYGATDRPEAVDDYDLDHLTGDLVALLDHLKIDKAIFVGHDWGGFVVWQMPLRHPARVAGVVGINTPHTARAPADPIAIFRKRFGDQMYIVQFNASQEPDRIFGSRVAKTFEAFMKKPLPRKDAATAEPPAAGLGAGSKTNLAFPQMVAAYDASRDARTPILSPAEMQVFVDTFTRTGFTGGINWYRNMTRNWERAAGLDHIVRVPALMIMAENDAVLPPSAADGMEKLVPDLEKYLVRDSGHWTQQEKPEEVSAKLIEWRRRRFG, encoded by the coding sequence ATGATTGACATGCCGCCGCTGCAATTCGCCGAGGTCAACGGCATCCGCATGGGCTACTACGAGTCCGGCCCGACAAGTGACGCGCCGCCGATGGTGCTGTGCCATGGCTGGCCCGAACTCGCCTTCTCCTGGCGGCATCAGATCAAGGCGCTCGGCGAGGCCGGGATCCGGGTGATCGCGCCGGACCAGCGCGGCTATGGGGCCACCGACCGGCCCGAGGCGGTCGACGACTACGACCTCGACCATCTGACCGGCGACCTGGTGGCGCTGCTCGATCATCTCAAGATCGACAAGGCGATTTTCGTCGGCCATGACTGGGGCGGCTTCGTGGTGTGGCAGATGCCGCTGCGGCATCCCGCGCGCGTCGCCGGCGTGGTCGGGATCAACACCCCGCACACCGCGCGCGCCCCGGCCGATCCGATCGCGATCTTCCGCAAACGCTTCGGCGACCAGATGTACATCGTGCAGTTCAACGCCTCGCAGGAGCCGGACCGGATCTTCGGCAGCCGGGTCGCGAAGACCTTCGAGGCCTTCATGAAGAAGCCGCTGCCGCGCAAGGATGCCGCGACGGCCGAGCCGCCGGCGGCCGGGCTCGGCGCGGGCTCGAAGACCAATCTGGCGTTTCCCCAGATGGTCGCCGCCTATGATGCGAGCCGCGACGCCCGCACGCCGATCCTGTCGCCCGCGGAAATGCAGGTGTTCGTCGACACCTTCACCCGCACCGGCTTCACCGGCGGCATCAACTGGTATCGCAACATGACCCGCAATTGGGAACGCGCGGCCGGGCTCGATCACATCGTACGGGTGCCGGCGCTGATGATCATGGCGGAGAACGACGCGGTGCTGCCGCCATCCGCCGCCGACGGCATGGAGAAGCTCGTTCCCGATCTGGAGAAATACCTGGTGCGCGACAGCGGCCACTGGACCCAGCAGGAAAAGCCCGAGGAGGTCAGCGCCAAGCTGATCGAATGGCGCCGCCGACGGTTCGGGTGA